The DNA region ATGCAAAGCAAGCAGGACTTATGCTTTGTTGTGGTGGAATTTATGGAATGGGCGAAAGCCAAGAAGATAGATTGAGTTTAAGAAAATCTTTACAAGAATTACAACCTTTTTCAAGTCCTATTAATTTTTTTATTCCTAATGAAAACTTAAAATTAAAAGCTCCTAAGCTCAGTGCTGATGAAGCTTTACAAATCATAAGCGATACCAAACAAGCCTTGATTGATTGTGTAGTAATGGTAGCAGGGGGTCGTGAAGTTGTTTTAAAAGAAAGGCAATATGAAATTTTTCAAGCAGGAGCAAGTGCTATAGTTATAGGAGATTATTTAACTACTAAAGGTGAAGATCCAAGTCGTGATATTGTTAAGCTAAAACAAATGGGATTTACTTTTGCATCAGAGTGTCATTGATCCTCAAGCTTTAATCGATTTAAAAATACTTATTGTTATTGCCTTATGTTTGCTTTTTTCACCTCATATTGCAAAAATTTTACGCTTACCTCTTTCAGCTACTGAAATCATACTAGGAGCTGTAATAGGGTATTTTGGATTTATAGGAAAGAGTGAAAATTTTAGTCTTTTAGCAAATGTAGGCTTTTACTATCTTATGTTTATAGCGGGTATGGAGGTTAATTTAAGAGATTTTTTTAATATGGATAAACAAATAGCTAAAAAAAGCTTTTTTTATATCCTTTTGCTTTATCTTTTATCCTCTTTTGTAGTGTGGATTTTTCATCTTTCTTTAGTCTTTATTATCATTATACCTGTGATGAGTGTAGGGCTTTTATCTTTACTCTTTAAAGATTTTGGCAAAGATTGTTATTGGCTTAATATAGCTATGATAGTGGCTACATTAGCTGAAGTGACTTCTATAGTACTTTTAACCATAGCAGATGCTTTTTTACGTGAAGATGCAAGTTTTATTGATGTGGCTCAAAGTATTTTATATCTTAACGTTTTCTTGGGACTTTGTTTACTTTGTTTTAAAATGCTTGGAGTGCTTTTTTGGTGGTATCCACAACTTAAAGTAGTGTTAATGCCTTGGGAGGATAAAAATGAAAAAGATATAAGATTTTGCATGGCAATTTTCATTTTGATTATCGTTGCCATGATAATCACAAAATTAGAAATTGTTCTTGGTGCTTTTATTGCTGGATCTTTTAT from Campylobacter hepaticus includes:
- a CDS encoding cation:proton antiporter, encoding MHQSVIDPQALIDLKILIVIALCLLFSPHIAKILRLPLSATEIILGAVIGYFGFIGKSENFSLLANVGFYYLMFIAGMEVNLRDFFNMDKQIAKKSFFYILLLYLLSSFVVWIFHLSLVFIIIIPVMSVGLLSLLFKDFGKDCYWLNIAMIVATLAEVTSIVLLTIADAFLREDASFIDVAQSILYLNVFLGLCLLCFKMLGVLFWWYPQLKVVLMPWEDKNEKDIRFCMAIFILIIVAMIITKLEIVLGAFIAGSFIATFFDHKKDLEHKLSSFGYGFLIPIFFIHIGSTFDLKMILNYKIVLDAFLLMFIMVGLRILCAGIFFKKIGFKNMILFALSHSMPLTLLIATATLGYSGKVIDEKLYSALILTALFEAIIVMSMVKFLSHNKK